The sequence below is a genomic window from Pecten maximus chromosome 14, xPecMax1.1, whole genome shotgun sequence.
GTCTACGTCATCGATGGCTTCGAATCGTACTGATACAATCGCCAAAAGCACTATTGCAGAGCTGACTATCAGAGTCACCAAGGTGTAATAGGTTATTCCGGCCATGGGTTCGGACACTTTCGGAATGTCGTCTGTAACAATTGTCATGTATACAGCCAGTGATAAAAACATGGTGACAGAATAGGAAATCCTATCTCCAGAGGAGGCTGGGATGAAGAAGACAAATGGGGTTAGGAAACCGAGTAGATTCATTGGTAGAATCAACGACATgataaaatatgttgatttcCTGCTTAGAGTCAACTGGACAGTCAATGCAGACGAGTTTGGTTTGTATGTATCTATTTCGGTAACCAGTGTCTTGTCGATGTTCCACTCCCCATTGGGACTAACAAAAGCCATATTCATGGTATTAACTAATGCGTAAAGTGCCACTTCATTCGCCCCATATCCCCAGGGCATTAATATTATATCACATACCTGTGTGTCCATGGGAAACTGGGTCATATCCACGTCACAGGATGATAAAATTAATTTACCCACGACCCAAGAAACATTTCCAGTTGAACTAATATCTGCATGGAAATCTGTTTTCGATATTGTTTCAAGTTCGTCAGCTGTGGATATTATGAAAATCCCCGGGTACCAGATATTGGCGGGATCCACAGTGTAGGTTGTCAGGCCGCCATAGTCATTTGGATCCCACGTCAATTGTGAGTCATGCCACGCTAGCGCTGCTGCAATACTTATTTCAATGGAGCTGGCCACTGCGTCAAGCTGAATGATTGACAAAAGGTAAACATCAACCCCTACACGTAAAACCTCGCTctggttatagacaggtctCGGTACTTTGGAATAGTTTGCAAACAGAAATGTCTCTAAATTCCTGGTATCATCCAACGTAGCGGCAACAGTCAGATGCGGACAGATCACCATTAGTGATGCAAGTACGACCAGAAGTTCTGCAACAGGCTTCATAGCGAGACCAGAGATTAGATGATAATTCTTTCCTCACAAATTGCAACTGTAATggaaaaaatacacatattgtCAAATGGCTGAATGAAATGATTTGTAGCAGGAGTTGTTTCCTCAGAGTATCACTTAGTATACATTTTCCCTTGCctaaactgaaataaaaatggGTGATTTATGTACATGATCAAATGTTTTAAGTGGCAAATCTGAGCAAAGCTGAATTCTACTGGTATTGAATCGGCTTCGCTCCAGACACTTATAATATGTCCTGACAAAACCGAAGACTCGAGTACTGGTTCGTTTTGATATATTGACAATTTCCCATGCTTTTATATATTGCCTAAGAAGGCAGCCGAGATACATTCAAGTCGAAAATTTATCAAAGATCTATTTTAATGGGATCCCCAACAATGTCCTGTCGGCTTTCTACAGTACACCTCCGCGATATTAGATACTTCTGGAAGTTTCTGTGGAAATACACAACCTATTATCTTACATGCAGGTTAAACGCGGGACAGCTTCAACCAAATATTGGCCGGTTCGGGGTTTGACTGCAATGTTTAAACAGCGAGTACCAGTCTTCGACATGTCTGTGTGGTTTACGTCCATGTTTTTGAAAACAAGTACATAATGTAAGCAGAGCAAGCTTCTGTCAAGACAAACCCTAGTGCAGATTGAACACGTGTGCATATTGAGAACGGCGCGGTTGTTTGCCGAGATGGATATACGTGCGTTTAAGTAAACGATTTATTTTCTAGGATCTGAAGAACAATACATAATCATACATTTTACACCGGGACTGAACTACATTTGTAGTTGAGGATACACTTACCTAATTTCCCCTCACACACCATGCACTGGGTACCATCAAACGTCCCCGACTACCCGGCTGCTTACAGAAAACGATTACACATATAGTATGGTGTATATCTTACCATTTACATCGACCTTAACAGCAGGGCACTCGTGAAAGCGGATTAAATCACGGGTCAAAACACACGTCATTGGTTCCGAGGACTGTGATTTAGTACTTTATCAATGTCTTACGGCATTTGTTTTACTATCCAAGGTCAACACGTGGGATATAACAAGGTTGGAAATACAGAACGATACTTGTCCCATTGGTCCAATACGTGACGGTGTACACGGGTCATTGGTCAGGAAATTATTAcgaaataaatgtaaaaaaaatgtcatcaaaGTGTTCGTGAAGCGCTTAAaatgcacttttttttttaatttatttttttattattataatattttccgGAATATCAAAATGTCTTCATTTAGAGATTCTCCCTAGCTATATGggtaaaattaatttgaaaggAACGAGTTTGtatttaacaagaggcccatgggccttataTGTCATCTGAGTCTTGaaatatttctatcaatttgttcttttttggtcccgcccatcagcccccgGAGGTCAGACGGGTCAACATttatataccatcaaactgccttcaAAATCTGCTAATTATAACCAAGTTAAAtttaattccaatagaaattcaacaaatgatagtcataAGTGTGACCTCCCTATGCAAACTATAGTTAAGTTTATCCCCTCTATAgaggcaaacgtgagaccccagggtcataaaattcacaatttgtGTAAAGCACCTCAAGACTCTTCCACCTATAAATATTCTACCTAATATGGGCCTTGAgaagatttttttgtttaaatttcagccaatttgacgCATTTTGGTCCCGTTTCTCAGTCCCCTGGGGGTTGcaaccatataatttacaatttagAATGACTATCTCCGATGACCTTAAAACTCTTCAATATGATGGCGTATTTATTACTCGTGTTTGGTG
It includes:
- the LOC117342762 gene encoding acetylcholine receptor subunit beta-like 1 — translated: MKPVAELLVVLASLMVICPHLTVAATLDDTRNLETFLFANYSKVPRPVYNQSEVLRVGVDVYLLSIIQLDAVASSIEISIAAALAWHDSQLTWDPNDYGGLTTYTVDPANIWYPGIFIISTADELETISKTDFHADISSTGNVSWVVGKLILSSCDVDMTQFPMDTQVCDIILMPWGYGANEVALYALVNTMNMAFVSPNGEWNIDKTLVTEIDTYKPNSSALTVQLTLSRKSTYFIMSLILPMNLLGFLTPFVFFIPASSGDRISYSVTMFLSLAVYMTIVTDDIPKVSEPMAGITYYTLVTLIVSSAIVLLAIVSVRFEAIDDVDKFPKYIVRAVKWLATRCRKTRRRAKIEDGTDKKKDGNYDENGTEIKVTKETIMKYTDIFLFIVTMTTPIIINIIFLAVYAS